In the genome of Acidobacteriota bacterium, the window GGCCCTCGCGGAGACGGAAAGCCGCAACCCCCGCTCCCCCGCGCTGACCGCCGCCGAGAGGGAGGATCTCGTCCGCGCCCGCGACGCCGCCCTCGCCGCCCTGCGCTCCTTCGCCGCGAAGATCGAGGCCCGGCGCCCCTCGATGTCGGCCCCCCTCGCCGTCGGCAAGGCGGCGTACAACAGGATGCTCTCGCGCGTGCTCCTCCTCCCCGTCGACGCCGACTTCGTGGCCTCGCTGGGGCAGATCGAGTTGGCGCGCGCGAAGGCGATGGAGTCGTGGCTCCCGGACCCGAACCTGGCCGACGTGAAGGTGTCGACCTCGGGGGCGAGCGTGCCGAAGAGTCAGGCGGAATTCCTCGCCCGCTACGAGGCGCGCACCGCGGATCTCCTCGCGCACATCCGGAAGCGCGACCTCTTCACCGTCCCTTCGAATATCGGCGCGTTCCGAATCCTCGAGCTCCCCGCGGCCTTCAAGCCGACGTCACCGGGAGGCTTCATGAACCCGCCCGGGATCTTCGACGACGATCCCACCGGCTTCTTCTTCATCCCGACGTACGACCCGAACTCGCCGAATTTCTACATCCGCGCCGCGATCACCGACCCGAGGCCCATCCTCGGGCACGAGGGGGTGGCCGGCCACTTCCTGCAGCTCTCGATCGCGCGGAAGAACGCCGACGAGATCCGCCGGCTCCACCAGGACGGCGTCTTCCAGGAGGGATGGGCCTTCTACGGCGAGGAGCTGATGCTGCGCACAGGCCTCTACGACGATTCACCGGGGGGCTTCGCGCAGGTGCTGAGGCTGATGCGCTACCGCGCCGCGCGCGTCACCGTGGACGTGAAGCTCCACACCGGCGAGTGGACCTTCGATCAGGCCGTCGACTACTTCATGAAGGAAGGGGGGCTCGATCGCGAGTCGGCGACCGGCGAGGCGGCCGGGGCCGCCGCGACGCCGGGGCAGAAGATCCACTACACCCTCGGCAAGTGGCAGATTGAGAGGCTCCTGGGCCGCACCCGGGACGCGAAGGGCGCGGCCTTCTCGCTGCGCGCATTCCACGACGAGCTGCTCTCGCAGGCGAGCATCCCGCTCTCTCTCGCCGAATGGGGGATGCTCGGGGACGACTCGGGGTATCGGGAGGCGGTGAGGCTGGGCGAGGGGCGCTAGTCGGGATAAAATGGGGCAAAATGTCCCATTGACAGCCTCGAAGAAAGCGGGCAGGATATTCCCTGTGAATGAGCCGCCCGCTCATTGACCCCGAGTCCTCACATTTCGCCCCAACGTAACGGATCCGCCCGATTCAACCCGCCCATTGCGAGCCCCGAGCTCGCATCCAGGAGGTCCATCGTGCGACGCAAATTTCTCGCGAACGGAATGGCGTTCTTTGGTCTGGCCGTCCTGTCATCTCTTCTCGCGGCGCCGGCCTGGGCCACGACCTGCCCCTCGGGCTCGACGCTTCTCGCCGACCCCTGGTGCCATCTGGACGTCGGGGGACCCTTCACCGTTCCGGGAAGCGCGACATACTCTTCGGGCACTTTCACCGTCAATGGCACGGGGACGAACATCTATCAGTACGCCGACGGATTCCACTACGTGTTCCAGTCGTACACCGGCGATTTCGAGTTCGTCACCAAGTTCGAGAGCCTCAGCCAGCCACTCTACTCCGAGCCGCTGGGCGGCGTCATGGTCCGGGAGAGCGTCGCCGCGGATTCGAGGTTTGTGTTCGCGTACCAGGTACCCGCGGGGACCGGTCCGGGCTCCGGGGCGAAAGTCGGCGTGGAATTCCGATCTCTGAACGGCGGATACACCGAGAACGGACTCAACCTGCAGGGGTTGTCCTTTGGCAGGTTTCTGAGGTATGTGCGGGTCAAGGATGAGATCACACTCTACGTCTCCTCCGACGGCGTCACCTGGACCTGGATCGACGGCGTCAACCTGATCAACCTCCCCAGCACGGTCCTCGTCGGCATGGCGGTCGTCTCCGAGGACGCCAACAACATTTCGACGGGCATCTTCACCAACGTCAGCCTCAAACCGCCGACCCTCCCTTACCAGACCTCCTGGATCGCCAACACCCTTCCCGGAGCCCTGAGATCGGTGCAGCAGAACACGCAGGGGATGTACGTCGACCCCGCGAACGGGAAGATGTTCCTCGACACCTTCTGGGACGAGGCGGCAGAAGAGGCGAGCATGTACGACACGAACGGCTCGATCCTCGGCACGCTGACCGAAACGCACGCCTGGAGTCGCTATGGCGGCAGCGCGGTCACGTCGGACGGGACGTACGCCTACCTCGGAATGGAGCAGCACCATCTCGACGGGCAACCGGCCGGCGGGTATCCCGACGCGAACGAAGTGTGGTACTGCGTGCGCCGATACGCCGTCGACGGCAAGCCGGCCCCATTCACCGGTCCCAACATCGACCCGAACACCAATCCGGGCACCGCAGGCGGCTACGATGGCAGCCTGAAGATCGTGAGCAGGGTGACGGATCACGTCATCCGTGGCCTGTCCATCGACGCCGGCACCCGGGAGCTTTACGTCAGCGACACGATGGCGAACACCATCAACGTCTACAACGCCAACTCGGGCATGACGATGAACCTCCTCAGAAGCTTCCCCGTCGCATCCCCGTACAGCCATCCGCGCGGGAGCGCCATCGACTCGAACCACAACCTCTGGTTGATCGCCGACGCCAACGGAGTACCGGCAATCGTCCATTACGGCCCCAATGGCAACTGGCTGGGGCCTGACATTGCGCCTTCCGGATGGGATCCCAGCGCCATCACTGTGGACGGAACCGGAGTTCTCTGGGTCGCGGACAAGGGCCCCGACATGCAGATCAAGAAGTTCAACTCGAGCGGCACCCAGATCGGAACCTTCGGGAACCAGGGAGGCGTCTTTTCAGGGACGAAGGGGCTCGTGGGGCCCCTCAAGCTCAACACGCCCGTCGGTGTCGGCGTGGACTATTCGGGAAACGTCTGGGTGGCCGGCGACCTGGGCGGCAGAAAAGCTCCCGGAGGCACGGAGCTGCGCAAGTTCGACTCGTCGGGCAACTTGCTCTGGGAGCGGTACGGGCTGGTCTTCCGGGACGCCGCCGGAGTCGATCCGACGACCGACGGGAAGGACCTCTACACGGTGCAGCAGCACTTCACGATGGATTACAGCAAGCCCACAGGCCAGCAGTGGACGTACAAGGGCGTGACGCTGGACCCGAACTACCACGATGACCTTCGACTGCAGTACCCGAACTCCGGAGGCCTCGGCGGGACCTTCATCCGCTACAAGAACGGCAGCAAGTTCATGTTCGTCACGACCGAGTTCGGAGTTTATCTCGGGATCTACCGGTTCGCCGCAAACAGCGAGATTGCCATTCCATCCGGATTGATGACCCGACAGACGTATAACCTTCAATGGCCAGCGAATTTCCCCGGGGGGGCGGCTCGCCTGATCTGGCGGGATATCGACGGGAACGGCAGTATCGATCCCAATAACACCGAGTACATCACGGACAGCCCGTCCCAGTACAGCCTTTACGGCTGGTACGTGGACGCCAACATGGACGTCTGGACCACGAATTCCGATCCGAACCAGCCCAATCCGATTTCGGAGCCCCTCGTTCGCCGCTATCGCTGCCTGGGCCTCGACACGGCGGGAAATCCGAAATACGACGGGACAAACATCGACGATTACGCCTACGCGAGCTTCAACTCCGACCCGGATCCGAACTACGCGATTACCCAGGTGAACCACGCGATCTACATTCCGGCCACCGACACGATGTACCTTGGCTTGTATTCCAAGAAGAACGACTACCTGCCGGGCTCCGCCGAGTTCGCAATCATCGGCCACGAGCTGCGCCGGTACAACAACTGGGTCAACGGCCCGCGGACCATCGCGTGGAAGACGGTCATCCCTTATGGAGGCACTTACCACTCCGCTCACTCGATGGACGTCGCGGGAAACAGGGTCTACGTCGTGATGATGGACACGGCCGAGACCTTCGCGTACGACACCGCGACCGGGGCGCTCATCAAGACCTTCACCCCCGGCCCCGAGATCGGCGGCGAAGCTCCGTTTGTCGACGTTCCGGAGGGGCTCACCGCGTTCCAGAGGGGTAACGGCGACTACCTGGTCTTCGTCCAGGACGATCTGGACGCCAAGAATATTCTCTACCAGGAGCCGACGGCGCCGCTCTATTACAACGCCTTCGGCGGGGCGACGTCGCCGTTCACTGTCAGCAACAACACCGGCGGGAGCACGACGGTCGTGAGCATCGGCGGCAACAACGCCGTCCAGTTCCAGGACACGACGGGGAACAACAATAAGAACACGGCGAGCCTTTTCACCCTCCACATCACATCGGATCCGCTCCTGACTCGATTCAACGACGTCTACAGGAACGGGACGCTGCCCGTTTCGTTCGATCTCTCCTTCACCCTGGAGCGTACTCTCGCGAGCAGCAGGCCTCTGTCCGGAGGGATAACCGGAGCTCTTCAACTCAACAAGTCAGCCGGCGGCAGCATCCAGATCACGGGAAGCCCTGAGCCGAGCATTTACGGCACTCTCGCGTACTCGCACGATGAGACGGCGCCCAACCAGTACCTCGAGAGAGCAGACCGTTTCGTCATCGCCACGTATCGATTCACGATCACTCCGAACGGCATTCAGAACTACCTCAGCAGCGTGGACTTTCGCTTCCAGGCCCAGGTCGACGCGACGCCCAACGGCCAGCCGGCCACGACCCCGGAGGCCTACCTCGTCGACGACCTGACGATCACGGAGGTTCGGCCGTAGTTCGTCGCCGATCACGGTGAGAAGGGCGCGGAGGAATCCACTCCTCCGCGCCCGCCATCGGCCCGACGTCTCACTCCCGAATCTGCACACGGGGGCACAGACCTGCGTCCAGGCGGTCGCATGCTTCATGAGGGAAGGGGGATTCGGCGGACCGTGAGGCGCCGATGCTCGGGGGAACCGGCGACTAGCTCGAGCGCTTGCGGCCGACGGACCGTCGTGGCACGCGCGCGCGAGTGCGCCGCAGCTTGATCTTGCTCGCGGGAATCCAGACCACCTTGCCGCGCCGCCATTCACAGACGGGCAATCCAAGTTTCTTGTGCAGTCGCAGCGCGTCCTCGACTCCCTGGCGGAGCGCCGCGTCGATCAGCGTCCCGTCCTCGAAGATCCGCCCGATGTCGAACCCCTTATCTCGCTTCACGCGTGGCCCCCTCACGAAACCTCCCCCATGTTCGTCGATCGACGACTCTACGGACGGCTGACCCCCGACCGCTGGCAATGAGCCGGGGACCTGCGGCCAGCGAATTATCGTAGACGCGCCACTTCGACGCCAGCGGCTGGTAGAGCGTGAAGAAGTTCGAGAGTCCCGCTCGGTATCGCCGCCTGATGACATCCTCGGCCACGCGGTGCCCCCCGTGGCGCGCGCGACCCGCCACGCGGCTTACCGCGAGGTCGTCATCCGGAAGCCACAAGAACAGCAGGTGGAACGCGTAGCCGCTCGCCTTGAGGCGTGAAATCCACGGTGCGAACGATCGGCTCGCCAGCGTCGTCTCGAACGCGAAGCTGGCACGCTGCCGCGCCAACTCGCGCAGACGTCCCAGCATGATGCGTCCGGCGGCGAGAGAGACCTCCTCCGGCTGAAAGGCCGAGAGTCCGCGCGCCACCACATCCGCGTTGACGAACTCCTTCACGCGGAGGGCACCTGTCAACAATCTGGGAGCCAGCGTCGACTTCCCGGCCCCATTGGGCCCGCAGATCAAGACGATGTGGGGGCTGTCGGGACGCATCGCGTCAACGATACCACGCGCATCCGCCGGCGCGAGACGGCGGCCCGCCGGTGCTAGAATCGCCGGTCGTTCCAACCCCCCAAGGAGGCCCCGATGCCGGCGAGAACTCTGCGCGCTCTTCTCTTCCTGGTGTTCCTCATCTCCCCTGTCACGGCCCGCGCCGCGGCCACCAACCCCCCCGACGGCTTCTACCGCTACCCGTCCATCGCGAAGGGAGTGATCGTCTTCGCGTCGGAGGGAGATCTGTGGAAGGTACCCGCGGCGGGAGGATCGGCGCAGCGTCTCACCGCGTACGAGGGGGAGGAGAAGTTCCCGCACATCTCGCCGGACGGCCGCCTCATCGCCTTCACCGCGCAGTACGACGGGAACGACGACGTCTACGTCATCTCCGCCGACGGCGGCGAGCCGGTGCGCCTCACCTACCACCCCGCGCAGGACGTCGTCATCGGCTGGACCGCCGACGGGAAGGTCCTCTTCCGCAGCCGCCGCGACACGCCGCACAACGACAACCGCGTCTACAAGATCTCACCGGAAGGCGGCATCCCGGAGATGATCCCCCTCGAGCCGGCGGCGTGGATCTCCTGGGAGCCGGGGGGCAAGCGCCTGGCGTTCGAGAAGATGGGGCTCGAGTTTCACAACTGGAAGCGGTACAAGGGGGGCCAGGCCGAGCAGATCCTCGTCGGGACGCTCGACCCTCTCTCCTTCAAGGAGGCGACGACCTACGACGGGAAGGACGCCTACCCGATGTGGGCGGGCGACGGCCGCATCTACTTCGTCACCGATCGCTGGGGGCGCCCGAACCTGGCCTCCATGAAGCCCGACGGCAGCGACATCAAGCGCCACACGACCTTCGACGACTACGACGTGCGCTGGCCGGCGATGGGCGACGGGATGATCGTCTACCAGCACAGGATGGATCTCTGGGTCCTCGACCTCGCCACGGGGAAGAACGAGCAGGTGCCGATCGCGCTGCCGAGCGATCGCCTCCAGGTCCACGAGCGGTTCGTCGATCCGATGGAGAACCTCCAGAGCTTCACGACCGCCGCGGACGGCGAGCGCCTCGCGATCGAAAGCCGCGGCGACGTCTTCGTGACGCGCACGCACCAGAAGGGTCTCATCCGCCGCATCACCGAGAACTCCCTCGCGCGGACGCGCGGCCCCGCCTTCTCCCCCGACGGCAAGTCGATCGCGGCGTGGACCGAGGTGGACGGCGAGGAGCAGCTCCTCCTCCACGCCGCCGACAACGGCTCGGCGCCGAAGCAGCTCGGGACGCAGGAGCCGGGATGGCACTTCCCGCCGATCTGGTCCCCCGACGGGAAGCATCTCGCGTGGGGCGACCAGAAGTACCGGCTCAACGTGGCGGACACGACGACCGGGGCCGTGACCATCGCCGACACCGGCGAGTCCGAGATCTCGAACTACCAGTGGTCCCCCGACAGCCGCTACCTCGCGTACGACGCCGCGATCTCGAACGAGTACAACCAGGTCCGCATCTGGGACAGCCAGACGAAGAAGGCGTACGACGTCAGCGATCCCTTCTTCAACGCCTTCTCCGCCACGTGGGACCCGAAGGGGAAATACCTCTACCTCCTCTCCGATCGCTGGTTCAACCCGTACCTCGATCGCAGCGAGGCCCGCTTCATCGCGCAGAAGTCGACGCTCCCGATCGTCGTCGCCCTGCAGTCCGACGGCAAGCTCCCCTTCGCCGCGCGCGGCGACTTGGATCCCCCGTCGGACGTCAAGAAGGACGACGAGAAGAAGGCGGCCGGAAAGGATGAGAAGGCCGACGCGAAGAAGGACGTGCCGGCCGAGCCGATCCGGATCGATTTCGACGGGATCATGGAGCGGACCGCCGAGGTCCCGGTGAGGCCCGGGATCTTCGTCGGGCTCCACGCGGTGGAGGGGAAGCTCCACTGGATCTCGTTCGAGCCCACCGGCATGACGCCGTGGGATCCGCCGGCAGGCGACGGGGACGACGAGGACGACGACCCGCGCGCGGGAAGCCTGATGACGTACGACATCACGAAGGCGAAGCTCGCGACGCTGGCGACGGGGATCCTCGGCTACGACGTCTCGATGAACGAAAAGGTCCTCGTCTACCGGACGAAGGGTGGCTTCTTCCGCGTCGAGGCGGGCGCGATGAGCGCCCCGAAGCGCGACAAGGATGACCCGGGGGCCGAGGACAACCGGATCGCCCTCTCCGGGTGGACGATCCGAATCGACCCGCGCGCCGAGTGGAAGCAGATGCTGCACGAAGCGTGGCGGCTCCAGCGCGACTTCTTCTACGACCCGAACATGCACGGCGTCGACTGGAACGGCGTCTGGAAGCAGTACGGCCCCCTGGGAGATCGTCTCGCGAGCCGCGACGATCTCGAGGACATCCTCGGCGAGATGATCGGCGAGCTCAGCGTCGGCCACACGTACCACGCTCCGGGCGATCTTCACCGCGGCCGGCCCGTCTCGACGGGTCTCCTCGCCGCCGATCTCGCGTACGACGCCGCGAGCGGCTTCTGGCAGATCAAGAAGATCTACAAGGGGGAGTACCCCGACCCGATCGTCTCGTCCCCGCTCGCCCGCCCCGACCTGAACGTGAAGCCCGGGATGTGGCTCGTCGCCGTTGACGGGAAGCCCCTCGTGAAGGGGGAGGACTACCTGCGCCGCCTCGCGAACCGCGCGGGGCAGGAGGTGGAGCTGTCCATCAACGACGCGGCGAAGCTCGAGGGGGCGCGGCGCGTCATCGTGAAGCCCGTCCCGGGCGACACGCGCATCCGGTACACGACGTGGGTCCACGAGAACCGCGAGTACGTCGACCGGATGAGCCACGGGCAGATCGGCTACTTCCACCTCTACGACATGGGAGGGTACGGGCTCTCGGAGTTCGCGCGCGATTTCCCGCCTCAGTGGAACAAGCGCGGGATGATCGTCGACGACCGGTGGAACCACGGCGGCTTCGTCGCGCCGATGATCATCGCCCACCTCGATCGCAAGAACTTCTCCGTCGCGGGAGTGCGCTACAGCAAGTTCCTCACGACGACCCCCGATCGCGCCTTCCACGGCTACATCGACGTCCTCATCAACCGGCAGGGGGGGTCCGACTGCGAGACGCTCGCGCAGGAGGCGAAGGACTTCGGGCTCGGCCCCGTCATCGGCACGCGCACGTGGGGCGGCTGGATCGGCATCCGCGGCAACAAGGTCTTCCGCGACGGCGGCCTGACGACGCAGCCGGAGTACGGCGGCTGGGATCCGCGCGGCAAGGGATGGCAGATCGAGGGGCACGGCGTCGACCCGGACGTCCCTCTGGAGCTGAGCCCCGACGGCTTCCTCGACGGGAAGGACGAGCAGCTCGACTACGCGATCGACGACATCCTGAAGAAGATCGCGAAGGACCCGAAGGATCTGCCGGCCGCCCCGCCGATCATCCCGCGGCCGCTCGTGCCGGTGAAGCCGTGATGGCTAGGAAATGGTGACCTCCCGTTGGGTGGGATTTCTCGATCAGAAGACGTGTTTGGCAGGTTGACCCTACTTGACGGCAGTATCTTGAAGGGTGTATCCCGAATGGGGCTCTCTCTGGGCCGAGCGGGAGCCGAAAGGCTGTCCCGTTCAGTCCTGACAAGCAGTCGAGCATGGGCCAGGTAGGGGTGCGCTTCGCTAAGTGGCGTTCCTGGCCCATCGTCGGGAAACGGTAGTCCCCTACCATGGTATGTACTACGTGCCACTGGACTGGCGATGACGCAGTCCCTCGGCCGGGAGGGCCCCAACCAATCCCGTGGAAGGTGCGATGCGCGACCTTGAGAGCTACTTTCGCGATTCGCGATTCGTGGGGCTCCTCTGCCGCAAACGGATCGAGAAGGCGAGGCAACATCGGCGCCTCCAGTTTGTCTCTGCGGCATCCGGTGCCACGCCCGACGCCGATGACGACGAACTCCTCAAGATTCTCCCCCCGCGAAATCGGTGGCCACGCCCAACGCGGCGAGAACGGATGAGTGCGGCGGATCCTGCCGCTGCTGTCGCAGGCGCACTGAAGCACCATGTCCTCCGCGTCATTTCGAGTTCTGTGCTTCCATACCGTTGGGCGCGCGAACTTCGGCGCCTAATTGATGAATGCCGCGGCGCAGCCCTGGCGTGGACACGAGCAGATCTCTACCGACCAGAGCGTCTGCTCGCCATTCCGAAAGCTCGCCCGGGACACCATGCAAAGTACAGAGTCCTCACCTCCTATGGACTTCGCGAGAGTCTCATCGGCAGCGCTTTTGCCGCCTACATGCGAGACCAAATTGAACCCGCTCTCGGACCTTGGTGCTACGCGTTCCGTCCCGCAGTTGGCGGCCGAGTACCCTCTCATCATGACGCTGTTGCGTCGCTCCGATCCTTCATTCAGGAGATCGGTGACAGGCGGCGGCTGTGGGTTGCCGAGTGTGATATCAGAGGCTTCTTCGACTCCGTCAGCCACATTGCCGCACGGGGCCAATTCTGCGAGTTGGTGACAAGAGCCGGATCGACGTGCGACCCACGTGCGTTGGCGTTCCTCGATTCATTTCTTGCCGGGTACGACTACGACTCTGCGCGCGCGATCGCACTTCGAGACTTGACGACGCGCAAGCACATCGACGTCCCGGAGATCTACGATGCGCGTGATACATTCAGGAAACACCACATCAAGCTACCGGCGGAGGAGCGTGTCGGAATTCCTCAGGGCGCTGCCCTCTCTTGCATTCTGGCGAACGCGGTGCTTGCGTCGGCCGACGAGTCCACAAGAACTCGCCTTAACTCGCACCGCCAGTCTTTCTACGCTAGGTACTGCGACGACATCCTGATCGTCAGCACGAATCGGCGAGCCTGCGCCTCAGCACTCGCTGCCTATTGTCGGACGCTCACCCGCCTGGGACTCCCGTTCCACCCGCTGCTCGACATCGATTCATACCGCGGCCGCGATGTGGACCGATTCTGGGGTGCGAAGTCGAAGCGACCCTACTCGTGGGGGCGCCCGGCTCGCAAAGAAGGGGTGCCTTGGGTTGGATTCGTTGGATATCAGCTCAAACGCGACGGAACCCTGAGAATACGACGCTCCTCAGTCGACAAGGAGCTACGGAAGATCCGCAAGGTCGTGGACGATGTGCTGGGGCAGATCGACGTCTTATCCGCTCACGCCAACGCGAACGGCCACAAGCATCGGATGCCTTCTCTTCGTTCACTACGCGAACGGCTGTTGCGTCACCTTGTATCGATTGGTGTGGGCCATCCACAACACTTTCGGATATGGCCGACGGATAAGGCGCTCTGCTGGTGCCGGGGTTTCCAACTGCTGAACGCAGGACCCGTGAATACTGAGATCTTGCGAAATCTTGATGAAGCGCGGAGCCACGCCGTTACAGTACTTGTCGCGCGGGTTCTCAGTCTCTCGCGGGTCCGTCCCGTTGAGATGTCGCCTAAGTCGCACCGCCAATCACGCAGCAGGTTCGTCCTTGGCTTCACCGGCAGACCACTCGCATACTTTAGCCAGTTTCCGCGACGACCGTCCACTGGGCACGCACCCTGACGTCGCAACTCCCCGCGCCAGCAACCCCGGACAATCCGCGCGCAACTCGAAGACCTCACCGTCAGCTCGAACGCCAGATCACTCGCCGGACCGGTAGAGCTCAGTTACTTCTCGCGCGCACTCGAAGGTTTGAACGTGATGTGATCCGCGTACGCCCTATCGGAGTAGCCAACCCGTCCCGCTTTCTTCAGCCTCGTTAGCGCTCTTCGAACATCCTCCTCAATTACATCCGCCAACCGAAGTCCCTCCAACACTACGTGGTCCATGCGAACCGTTCTCCCCGCGAAACGTGTTTCAAGATGGCCTACAAGAGCACCGAGATCAACCTTCGCATCGGTTACTTGTGACAGATCGAACAACTGGGGTTGACGGGTTCGAGCAACTTCTGCCTCCTGCCGGAGTTGACATTCCCGCGAACGCGCTTGAACGAATCTTGTCTTGGCCGCGGCCATCCC includes:
- a CDS encoding DUF885 domain-containing protein — encoded protein: MHRIASVVALGGTIIMLTGSAAAAPPAPVGDVASFRAMAHAYYAWAIEDQPTYASDQGLHTWDARLTDYAPAAVAAREERARAAMAAIAGIDAKAGGWSATDQIALALFRSDIEGSIFGAEVLRAHRRDPGLYVNECSNAIFSLIKKEYAPKADRARAATARLRAMPALLDQGLLNLTEPVPILASFAVQSVAGIGPLFTESLMALAETESRNPRSPALTAAEREDLVRARDAALAALRSFAAKIEARRPSMSAPLAVGKAAYNRMLSRVLLLPVDADFVASLGQIELARAKAMESWLPDPNLADVKVSTSGASVPKSQAEFLARYEARTADLLAHIRKRDLFTVPSNIGAFRILELPAAFKPTSPGGFMNPPGIFDDDPTGFFFIPTYDPNSPNFYIRAAITDPRPILGHEGVAGHFLQLSIARKNADEIRRLHQDGVFQEGWAFYGEELMLRTGLYDDSPGGFAQVLRLMRYRAARVTVDVKLHTGEWTFDQAVDYFMKEGGLDRESATGEAAGAAATPGQKIHYTLGKWQIERLLGRTRDAKGAAFSLRAFHDELLSQASIPLSLAEWGMLGDDSGYREAVRLGEGR
- a CDS encoding AAA family ATPase translates to MERPAILAPAGRRLAPADARGIVDAMRPDSPHIVLICGPNGAGKSTLAPRLLTGALRVKEFVNADVVARGLSAFQPEEVSLAAGRIMLGRLRELARQRASFAFETTLASRSFAPWISRLKASGYAFHLLFLWLPDDDLAVSRVAGRARHGGHRVAEDVIRRRYRAGLSNFFTLYQPLASKWRVYDNSLAAGPRLIASGRGSAVRRVVDRRTWGRFREGATREAR
- a CDS encoding PD40 domain-containing protein, which encodes MPARTLRALLFLVFLISPVTARAAATNPPDGFYRYPSIAKGVIVFASEGDLWKVPAAGGSAQRLTAYEGEEKFPHISPDGRLIAFTAQYDGNDDVYVISADGGEPVRLTYHPAQDVVIGWTADGKVLFRSRRDTPHNDNRVYKISPEGGIPEMIPLEPAAWISWEPGGKRLAFEKMGLEFHNWKRYKGGQAEQILVGTLDPLSFKEATTYDGKDAYPMWAGDGRIYFVTDRWGRPNLASMKPDGSDIKRHTTFDDYDVRWPAMGDGMIVYQHRMDLWVLDLATGKNEQVPIALPSDRLQVHERFVDPMENLQSFTTAADGERLAIESRGDVFVTRTHQKGLIRRITENSLARTRGPAFSPDGKSIAAWTEVDGEEQLLLHAADNGSAPKQLGTQEPGWHFPPIWSPDGKHLAWGDQKYRLNVADTTTGAVTIADTGESEISNYQWSPDSRYLAYDAAISNEYNQVRIWDSQTKKAYDVSDPFFNAFSATWDPKGKYLYLLSDRWFNPYLDRSEARFIAQKSTLPIVVALQSDGKLPFAARGDLDPPSDVKKDDEKKAAGKDEKADAKKDVPAEPIRIDFDGIMERTAEVPVRPGIFVGLHAVEGKLHWISFEPTGMTPWDPPAGDGDDEDDDPRAGSLMTYDITKAKLATLATGILGYDVSMNEKVLVYRTKGGFFRVEAGAMSAPKRDKDDPGAEDNRIALSGWTIRIDPRAEWKQMLHEAWRLQRDFFYDPNMHGVDWNGVWKQYGPLGDRLASRDDLEDILGEMIGELSVGHTYHAPGDLHRGRPVSTGLLAADLAYDAASGFWQIKKIYKGEYPDPIVSSPLARPDLNVKPGMWLVAVDGKPLVKGEDYLRRLANRAGQEVELSINDAAKLEGARRVIVKPVPGDTRIRYTTWVHENREYVDRMSHGQIGYFHLYDMGGYGLSEFARDFPPQWNKRGMIVDDRWNHGGFVAPMIIAHLDRKNFSVAGVRYSKFLTTTPDRAFHGYIDVLINRQGGSDCETLAQEAKDFGLGPVIGTRTWGGWIGIRGNKVFRDGGLTTQPEYGGWDPRGKGWQIEGHGVDPDVPLELSPDGFLDGKDEQLDYAIDDILKKIAKDPKDLPAAPPIIPRPLVPVKP